One genomic segment of Chelonia mydas isolate rCheMyd1 chromosome 1, rCheMyd1.pri.v2, whole genome shotgun sequence includes these proteins:
- the PSMG1 gene encoding proteasome assembly chaperone 1: MATFFGEVVAAPSRAGVDDEEAAAAAEREETPEDREIRRGLEKKREVHILWSSKLSASTGSFIDEQFPCSKFILAIGHNAVAFLSSFVLNSGCWEAVGAVKLWNEWCRTSNTTSVLPTDAFCLFYKLISDPTVLLCQCNCYVAEDQQFQWLEKVFGCMREEDLQVTILSTCPVTDYKTPESTLTLPSPFLKALKTKEFKEIVCCPLLEQPNIVQGLPAAVLSYCQVWQIPAVLYQCYTDVIKLDTVTIEAFKPVLSSKNLKSLVKDMSKSTEILKKLVTTNEIHNNIYT; this comes from the exons ATGGCGACGTTTTTCGGGGAGGTGGTGGCGGCGCCATCCCGGGCCGGGGTGGACGacgaggaggcggcggcggcggcggagcgCGAGGAGACGCCCGAGGACCGCGAGATCCGCCGGGGGCTGGAGAAGAAAAG GGAGGTCCACATCCTTTGGAGTTCGAAGTTAAGTGCATCTACTGGAAGCTTTATAGATGAGCAGTTTCCTTGCTCTAAGTTTATATTGGCGATAGGACATAACGCTGTAG CTTTCCTGTCCTCTTTTGTCCTGAATTCTGGATGCTGGGAAGCAGTTGGAGCTGTCAAATTGTGGAATGAGTGGTGCAGAACATCAAATACAACAAGTGTTCTTCCAACAGATGCTTTCTGTTTGTTCTACAAATTAATATCTGATCCAACA GTATTGTTGTGCCAGTGCAATTGCTATGTGGCTGAGGATCAGCAATTTCAATGGCTTGAAAAG GTTTTTGGCTGTATGCGGGAGGAGGATCTGCAAGTAACCATTCTTTCGACATGTCCTGTAACTGATTATAAAACTCCTGAATCCACTTTAACGCTTCCTTCTCCTTTTCTGAAAGCTTTAAAGACAAAAGAATTCAAAGAGATAGTCTGTTGTCCACTGCTGGAGCAGCCAAATATTGTACAGGGTCTCCCTGCTGCTG TTCTGAGTTATTGTCAAGTATGGCAGATTCCTGCAGTGCTGTATCAGTGTTACACGGATGTCATCAAACTGGACACTGTTACAATTGAAGCATTCAAGCCTGTGctttcttctaagaacctgaagAGTCTAGTCAAG gATATGTCCAAAAGCACAGAGATACTGAAGAAATTAGTGACAACCAATGAAATTCATAACAACATCTATACGTAA